In Nitrospira sp., one DNA window encodes the following:
- a CDS encoding sigma-70 family RNA polymerase sigma factor — protein sequence MSLESEPSPSLSSDAIARLVKGHQEFLAFLERRVESRAMAEDILQTAFTRGLERGAGVQDEKVVAWFYRVLRNAVIDHYRQRSTAERMADAWRREFPDVQEPEAELRQEICQCVSGLLETLKPEYREALQIVDLQEGTLKNLAQQSGITSDNAAVRVHRARAALRRRIEQACGTCSLHGCLDCSCEASSGSTCET from the coding sequence ATGAGCCTAGAATCTGAGCCATCTCCATCACTCTCGTCGGATGCCATCGCACGGTTGGTGAAGGGACACCAAGAGTTCCTGGCATTCCTTGAGCGGCGAGTCGAATCCAGAGCCATGGCGGAAGACATTCTCCAAACGGCGTTTACGCGTGGCTTGGAGCGCGGAGCCGGTGTGCAGGACGAAAAGGTCGTCGCCTGGTTCTATCGGGTGCTCCGCAACGCCGTGATCGATCACTACAGACAACGGTCTACGGCCGAGCGAATGGCGGATGCCTGGAGGCGAGAGTTTCCGGATGTGCAGGAGCCGGAAGCGGAGCTGCGGCAGGAGATCTGCCAATGCGTCTCGGGGTTACTTGAAACGCTCAAACCCGAATATCGGGAAGCCCTGCAGATCGTGGATCTGCAAGAAGGCACATTGAAAAACCTGGCGCAACAATCGGGCATCACCTCCGACAATGCGGCTGTCCGCGTGCATCGGGCCAGGGCTGCGCTGCGTCGCCGGATCGAACAGGCCTGCGGCACCTGTTCCCTGCATGGCTGTTTGGATTGTTCCTGTGAGGCATCCAGCGGATCGACCTGCGAGACATGA
- a CDS encoding NUDIX hydrolase, which yields MKFCSECGAGLSTRIPPGDNLPRFVCDTCQVIHYVNPKIVAGCIPEWEDKILLCRRAIEPRIGHWTFPAGFMEIGESTEQAAVRETFEEAHADVEITSLYAVLSLPRISQVHMVFRGLLRKPEFKPGTESLDVRLFALDEIPWDDLAFPVIHDALERYVADVARGTFSMHYGSVFPRMKS from the coding sequence ATGAAGTTTTGCAGCGAGTGCGGGGCCGGGCTGTCGACACGCATTCCCCCCGGCGACAATCTGCCGCGGTTCGTGTGCGATACCTGTCAGGTCATTCACTACGTCAATCCGAAAATCGTCGCCGGCTGTATTCCCGAGTGGGAGGACAAGATTCTCTTGTGCCGCCGGGCCATCGAACCACGCATCGGCCACTGGACCTTTCCTGCGGGCTTCATGGAAATCGGGGAGAGCACCGAACAGGCGGCGGTCCGCGAAACCTTTGAAGAAGCCCATGCCGACGTGGAAATTACCTCACTCTACGCCGTGCTGAGCCTGCCCCGCATCAGCCAAGTACACATGGTCTTTCGCGGCCTCTTGCGTAAGCCGGAATTTAAACCCGGCACCGAGAGTTTGGACGTTCGGCTCTTCGCGCTGGATGAAATTCCTTGGGACGACTTGGCCTTTCCCGTCATCCACGACGCCCTCGAACGATACGTGGCGGATGTGGCCCGCGGCACGTTCTCCATGCATTACGGCAGCGTCTTTCCCCGAATGAAATCGTAA
- a CDS encoding trehalose-6-phosphate synthase yields the protein MNASQAPLEAPQRDSDLSLARLIVVSNREPYEHRLVKNHLIWERTSGGLVSALDPMMGRLGGTWIAWGSGKADRDVVDQDMTVEVPPDAPTYRLRRVWLESGEVKGGYHGYANQVLWPLCHLTLDRVTYRKAYWHAYQAMNARFAEVVLGELHTKPGFVWIHDFHLALLPGMVKASLPKQAIAMFWHIPWPGPDAFRILPERRELLESLLACKLLMFQTHSFLHCFVECAKEFLGADIEADDGHLTYKGQTTRLVSRPISIGFQTWAERAQSPQVTRAMDVLRNLHVFQPEVRIGLGVDRLDYTKGLLKRLWAIDAFFQQFPQYRGQFTFIQIAVPTRGDVEAYRRYRELIRETVNDINMRYSSLSHLGTSHATRWRPIELREGRIGMDTLAAYYRMADLTLVSSVYDGMNLVAKEYVASQVDEQGVLLVSQMAGAAEELTDALVINPYDPEGVADSIRQALEMPLAERRHRMHRMRTYLAAHDIRAWADDCLRDAGILPPHDSSSLD from the coding sequence ATGAACGCATCACAAGCTCCCCTGGAAGCGCCACAACGGGACAGCGATCTGTCCCTCGCACGCCTCATCGTCGTGTCAAATCGCGAACCTTACGAACATCGTCTGGTGAAAAACCACCTGATCTGGGAACGGACCTCCGGTGGCCTGGTGTCGGCGTTGGATCCGATGATGGGACGGCTCGGCGGGACATGGATTGCGTGGGGCAGCGGCAAGGCCGACCGCGACGTGGTGGATCAGGACATGACCGTGGAAGTCCCGCCCGATGCCCCGACCTACAGGCTTCGCCGCGTGTGGCTGGAATCAGGCGAGGTCAAGGGCGGGTATCACGGCTATGCGAATCAGGTGCTCTGGCCCCTCTGCCACTTGACCTTGGATCGCGTCACATACCGCAAAGCCTATTGGCACGCCTACCAGGCCATGAACGCCCGCTTCGCGGAGGTCGTGCTAGGGGAGCTGCACACAAAACCCGGTTTCGTCTGGATCCATGATTTTCATCTGGCGCTGCTGCCAGGCATGGTGAAGGCCTCGCTGCCGAAACAGGCGATCGCGATGTTCTGGCACATCCCCTGGCCCGGTCCGGATGCCTTTCGCATTTTGCCCGAACGGCGCGAACTGCTGGAGTCGTTGCTCGCCTGCAAGCTGCTGATGTTCCAGACGCACAGTTTTCTACATTGTTTCGTCGAATGCGCCAAAGAATTTCTTGGCGCGGATATCGAAGCCGACGACGGCCACCTCACCTACAAGGGCCAGACAACCCGGCTGGTGTCACGCCCGATCAGTATCGGCTTTCAGACTTGGGCCGAGCGCGCCCAGTCGCCACAAGTGACCCGGGCAATGGATGTCCTGCGCAACCTGCACGTCTTTCAGCCGGAGGTGCGCATCGGGCTCGGGGTCGATCGGCTCGACTATACCAAAGGCCTCCTCAAACGCCTGTGGGCCATCGACGCGTTTTTCCAGCAGTTCCCGCAATACCGAGGCCAATTCACCTTTATTCAAATCGCCGTGCCGACCAGAGGCGACGTCGAAGCCTATCGACGGTATCGGGAGTTGATCCGCGAAACGGTCAATGACATCAATATGCGATACAGCAGTCTCTCCCATCTCGGCACGTCTCACGCCACACGCTGGCGGCCGATCGAGCTCCGCGAAGGGCGCATCGGTATGGACACCCTGGCGGCCTATTATCGGATGGCAGACCTGACACTCGTCAGCTCCGTCTATGACGGCATGAACCTGGTCGCGAAGGAATATGTGGCGAGTCAGGTAGATGAGCAGGGCGTGTTGCTGGTGAGCCAGATGGCCGGAGCGGCGGAGGAACTGACCGATGCATTGGTCATCAACCCCTATGATCCGGAAGGCGTGGCCGACTCGATTCGCCAGGCCCTGGAAATGCCACTCGCAGAGCGCCGGCATCGCATGCATCGCATGCGGACGTATCTGGCGGCACACGATATTCGAGCCTGGGCCGATGACTGTTTGCGCGATGCGGGAATTCTCCCCCCTCACGATAGTTCCTCACTTGACTAA
- a CDS encoding type II toxin-antitoxin system RelE/ParE family toxin, with amino-acid sequence MPWFRLAFRPDVITDLRAADPAIAQRLFDKTKWLASNVDNLRHELVAADLPGIHKYAVGDWRIFYSIDRAEQLVDIHYIQHRPPAGRTAET; translated from the coding sequence ATGCCCTGGTTTCGACTCGCGTTTCGCCCCGATGTGATCACCGACCTCCGCGCTGCCGATCCCGCCATTGCGCAACGGTTGTTCGACAAGACGAAGTGGCTGGCTTCCAACGTCGACAATCTGCGGCATGAACTGGTCGCGGCGGACTTGCCCGGCATCCACAAATATGCCGTGGGTGATTGGCGGATTTTCTATTCGATCGACCGTGCGGAGCAACTCGTGGACATTCACTACATTCAGCACAGACCGCCCGCAGGCCGGACTGCCGAAACGTAA
- a CDS encoding DNA repair exonuclease, translated as MRFIHAADLHIDSPLRGLDRYDGAPIERLRAATRSAFERLIDRALAERVDFLLLAGDIYDCDWQDFHTGLFFREQLVRLGRAGIRVFIVQGNHDAQGVISKQLVLPQHVTVFSSRAAQTIRLDDLAVAIHGRSFPDRAVDEDLVPSYPSPVPGFFNIGLLHTSLTGRAGHDTYAPTDLPTLVHKGYDYWALGHVHAREVLYERPRIVFPGNLQGRHAKEIGAKGCDLVTVEAGRIESEFLALDVVRWSQVVVPLDGIHRLDALGEAFRQALGPVLAGAGDRLHAVRVTLTGFTDLHRVEANQPGTLAAAMLAAAQDIGEAEIWIEQVRLDLFAPLDRAQTGQRHDAIGELVRLVDSIAVDEAELLRWGQDELGDLLSSLPQEVVAGEVPRLDDLVELKSLLLDAEATILARLTDSGTD; from the coding sequence ATGCGCTTTATCCACGCTGCTGATCTCCATATCGACAGTCCACTGCGAGGCCTCGACCGCTACGACGGCGCCCCGATCGAACGGTTGCGCGCGGCGACGCGCAGTGCATTTGAACGGCTGATCGATCGAGCACTGGCTGAACGGGTAGACTTTCTGCTCTTGGCCGGAGATATCTATGACTGCGACTGGCAGGATTTTCATACCGGTCTCTTTTTTCGCGAGCAGCTGGTGCGTCTCGGACGGGCCGGCATCCGGGTGTTCATCGTGCAGGGCAACCATGACGCGCAGGGGGTGATTTCGAAACAGCTGGTCCTGCCCCAACACGTGACGGTCTTTTCGTCTCGCGCCGCCCAGACTATCCGGCTGGACGATCTCGCGGTGGCTATTCACGGGCGCAGCTTTCCCGACCGGGCGGTCGATGAAGACCTGGTTCCTTCGTATCCATCCCCCGTGCCGGGGTTCTTCAACATTGGTCTCCTGCACACGAGCCTGACGGGGCGAGCCGGCCATGACACCTATGCGCCGACCGATCTGCCGACTCTGGTCCATAAAGGTTACGACTATTGGGCCTTGGGGCATGTGCACGCGCGCGAGGTCTTATACGAGCGCCCCAGGATTGTGTTTCCCGGCAACCTGCAGGGCCGCCATGCGAAAGAGATCGGTGCCAAGGGTTGTGACCTGGTCACGGTGGAGGCGGGGCGCATCGAGAGCGAGTTTCTGGCGTTGGACGTGGTGCGTTGGAGCCAGGTCGTCGTACCGCTTGACGGCATCCACCGGCTGGACGCGCTGGGTGAAGCGTTTCGGCAGGCGCTCGGTCCGGTGCTCGCGGGCGCCGGGGATCGCTTGCATGCCGTGCGCGTCACCTTGACAGGTTTCACCGACCTGCATCGAGTGGAAGCGAACCAGCCCGGGACGTTAGCCGCGGCCATGCTCGCCGCGGCGCAGGATATCGGTGAAGCGGAAATCTGGATCGAACAGGTGCGGCTGGATCTCTTCGCTCCGCTGGATCGCGCCCAAACCGGGCAACGACACGATGCGATTGGTGAACTGGTCCGGCTCGTGGACTCCATCGCCGTTGACGAGGCGGAGCTGTTGCGATGGGGGCAGGATGAACTCGGCGATCTGCTCAGTTCTCTGCCGCAAGAGGTGGTCGCCGGAGAGGTGCCGAGGCTCGATGACCTGGTGGAGTTGAAGTCCCTGTTACTTGATGCCGAAGCGACGATCTTGGCCCGCCTGACCGACTCCGGAACAGACTGA
- a CDS encoding class I SAM-dependent RNA methyltransferase — MDNTLYVFFTPCPRGLESVLAQELTELGAADVKPTAGGVAFSGSLTLCYRVNLESRIASRVLLRIAEGAYRDEQDVYDAAHAIRWQDWFTPQQRIKVKVSAHHCPLRSLDFATLRVKDAVCDRFQYARGKRPSVDTHAPDVLIAVYLDQTRCTFYLDTSGEPLFKRGWRQSAGEAPIRENLAAGILRLSNWTPDTLLYDPMCGSGTFVVEAALMARRIAPGIGRRFAFDKLLSYDPRVDKDLRAELTGKEIPGLPGLIHAADENAQALTSIKANLAIARCNDLVTLRQGDARHLPPPAAAGLLVTNPPYGHRMGEAESLKILYSQFGDHLKQQFCGWTVQIVTADRNLPGLLRLAPSRRVPLFNGAIECRLFEFRMVAGSLRRPRPQKSSSGH, encoded by the coding sequence ATGGATAACACACTTTACGTTTTTTTTACACCCTGCCCCCGCGGCCTTGAATCGGTACTCGCCCAGGAACTCACGGAGTTGGGCGCCGCTGACGTCAAACCGACCGCTGGAGGCGTCGCGTTTTCCGGTTCCCTCACACTCTGTTATCGCGTGAATCTGGAAAGCCGCATCGCCAGCCGCGTGCTCTTGCGCATTGCCGAGGGCGCCTATCGCGACGAACAGGACGTGTATGACGCGGCCCACGCCATCCGCTGGCAGGATTGGTTCACTCCCCAGCAGCGGATCAAGGTGAAGGTCAGCGCGCATCACTGTCCCCTCCGGAGTCTGGATTTCGCCACGCTGCGCGTGAAGGACGCGGTCTGCGACCGATTCCAGTACGCCAGAGGCAAACGCCCCTCGGTGGATACCCATGCGCCGGATGTGTTGATCGCCGTCTACTTGGATCAGACACGCTGCACCTTCTATCTGGATACGTCAGGCGAACCGCTGTTCAAGCGCGGGTGGCGACAATCGGCGGGCGAGGCGCCGATCAGGGAAAATCTGGCGGCCGGCATCTTGCGTCTTTCCAACTGGACGCCGGACACGTTGCTCTACGATCCCATGTGCGGCAGCGGAACCTTCGTGGTGGAAGCCGCGTTGATGGCCCGCCGAATCGCACCCGGCATCGGCCGCCGATTTGCTTTTGACAAATTGCTTTCCTACGATCCGCGCGTCGACAAGGACCTGCGTGCGGAACTCACCGGTAAAGAAATCCCCGGCCTCCCCGGATTGATCCACGCCGCCGACGAGAACGCCCAGGCACTCACATCGATCAAGGCAAATCTGGCCATCGCCCGGTGCAACGACCTCGTCACATTGCGGCAGGGCGATGCACGGCATCTCCCTCCGCCGGCTGCCGCCGGCCTCCTGGTGACCAACCCGCCCTACGGCCACCGCATGGGAGAAGCGGAATCATTGAAGATCTTGTACTCCCAATTCGGCGACCATCTGAAGCAGCAGTTTTGCGGGTGGACCGTGCAGATTGTGACGGCAGACAGGAACTTGCCGGGCCTGCTTCGACTCGCCCCTTCGCGGCGAGTGCCGCTCTTTAATGGCGCCATCGAATGCCGACTGTTCGAGTTCCGGATGGTGGCGGGCAGCCTCCGGAGGCCACGCCCTCAGAAATCCTCATCCGGTCACTAA
- a CDS encoding AAA family ATPase — protein MKLLKLLLHAFGPFTGKTLDFSSGPVDLHLIYGPNEAGKSSALRAMMDLRFGIPHRSPDDFVHAAADLRIGGIFLTQTGEQIGLVRRKGKGATLARLDVETGQPDGALSSPSTYDLELTGGMERSAFEAMFGLNHARLREGGEVLLRGEGDVGSALFEASAGTSGIAGLLDSLEVDAKKLYSSHGRTQNAVINEARRRLDEQRQVWRDAQTKPAEWQSLNRAHEAAVDALAEVTRTLEARRRHEHELTELRTVEPLLREHMAASALVASCADIVDLPEQAREERLAALQALDHAQRSLREAQAEEERCALALQALALEPLLLEHAGAIERLVTASAAAAGPRTEARQSSAHIARLEMDLAVAAARIAPGRELRTMLEAVPAAADRLVLDDHLAQVGRLSDRLDEYRRRAVLLDEAGRLERELSVPVSDPAVRQRLLSAVRNAQSLGDVVRRLSEFDRQLRELEPALEQALSDVGLSSDRALRSSQPLLDAQIVQTRKDLGDRDDGIRKLQDEQKLVARDLDGQRVRFRQLSAEGEVVTAETLRQARAKRDGSWAAVRRVYIDQSQDREQLGLRFETQPSPVEIFEAAATEADRQADLLRADAKRAAGLEECSGRIEQMERRWADIERQIAGLVADREAVLMAWAGRLKDAGLPDLAPEPLREWQARRVDALRLAERVGSLRAERDGLRKEASEAMSMIAEVRAELGHPSGDPTTTQVQVLPSLIEEALRWEREAVEADAARSATQQAAEARRVEREQLTRSVADNERALLEHRVALRDWHTRLFLSSDTLPEAVKMRLDELDNLARQAEALSEARQRQAQVQALLDDVVAQSNQVAALLGEAAPQMADDVVDRLRTRLGAARAAEQERGTLLRDQRKAMDLRRRAASEQAAQQAALVRLCAAAGVGGTESLPGAEEAALRKREAVRALAQVRQQLAAASSCSDEDLRLRLAGRDAVAIESERERCRADITTGEEAQAAARRTEEQTRRALEAVDGSDRAALAREAMESAAARYRSAIRPWARLKLARALLQEAVRRFRERAKAPMMTKASAYFSLVTGGDYERLITDESGAQPLLCAMRAGGARVMIHEMSEGTTDQLYLALRLAALDVRRSAHPPMPLILDDALMTSDDRRASHILRALARFSEGGQVLVFTHHRHLLDVAREAIGEQAFVAHTL, from the coding sequence ATGAAACTCCTGAAGCTGTTGCTCCACGCGTTCGGTCCCTTCACCGGGAAGACACTGGATTTTTCCTCCGGACCCGTCGATCTGCATCTGATTTATGGTCCCAACGAAGCAGGGAAGTCGTCAGCCTTACGCGCGATGATGGATCTGCGATTCGGCATTCCCCACCGCAGTCCCGATGATTTTGTCCATGCGGCGGCTGACTTGCGCATCGGCGGGATCTTTCTCACACAGACCGGCGAGCAGATCGGATTGGTGCGCCGGAAGGGCAAAGGGGCCACGCTTGCGCGGCTCGACGTCGAGACGGGGCAGCCGGATGGAGCCCTGTCCAGCCCCTCCACGTATGACCTGGAATTGACCGGTGGCATGGAGCGAAGCGCGTTCGAGGCCATGTTCGGACTGAACCATGCCCGGTTGCGTGAAGGCGGCGAGGTGCTGTTGCGCGGCGAGGGAGACGTGGGATCAGCCCTCTTCGAAGCCAGCGCGGGAACCAGCGGAATTGCGGGCTTGCTCGACTCGTTGGAGGTTGATGCGAAAAAACTCTACAGCTCGCATGGTCGGACACAGAACGCGGTGATCAATGAAGCGCGCCGGCGGCTGGATGAGCAGCGACAGGTCTGGCGCGACGCGCAGACCAAGCCCGCGGAATGGCAATCGCTGAATCGTGCGCATGAAGCCGCGGTCGACGCACTGGCGGAGGTGACCCGGACGTTGGAAGCGAGGCGTCGTCACGAGCATGAACTGACCGAGCTGCGCACGGTCGAGCCCCTGCTGCGTGAGCATATGGCCGCTTCGGCACTGGTGGCCTCCTGTGCGGACATCGTTGATCTCCCGGAGCAGGCCAGGGAAGAGCGGCTCGCGGCATTGCAGGCGCTGGATCATGCACAACGCAGTCTTCGAGAGGCGCAGGCGGAGGAGGAACGGTGCGCGCTCGCACTGCAGGCGTTGGCTCTGGAACCCTTGCTGCTCGAGCATGCCGGGGCAATTGAACGATTGGTCACAGCCTCGGCTGCGGCAGCCGGTCCTCGGACCGAGGCGCGGCAGAGCAGTGCGCATATTGCCAGGCTTGAGATGGACCTTGCTGTGGCGGCTGCGCGGATCGCGCCGGGGCGCGAGCTCCGGACCATGCTGGAAGCCGTGCCTGCGGCAGCGGACCGGCTTGTCTTGGATGATCATCTCGCGCAGGTGGGCCGATTGAGCGACCGGTTGGACGAGTACCGGCGGCGAGCCGTCCTGCTGGACGAGGCAGGCCGACTGGAGCGCGAGCTGTCAGTGCCGGTGAGTGATCCCGCTGTCAGGCAACGCCTGCTATCTGCGGTGCGTAACGCGCAGTCGCTGGGTGATGTGGTCCGGCGGCTCAGCGAATTCGACCGCCAGCTCCGGGAACTTGAACCAGCGCTGGAACAGGCGCTGTCTGATGTCGGCCTCTCTTCCGATCGAGCGTTGCGTTCCAGCCAACCACTGCTGGATGCGCAGATTGTCCAGACGAGAAAGGATCTGGGGGACCGGGACGACGGCATTCGAAAACTTCAGGACGAGCAGAAGCTGGTGGCGCGCGATCTAGATGGTCAACGTGTACGGTTCCGGCAATTGTCGGCGGAAGGTGAAGTGGTCACGGCGGAGACATTGCGTCAGGCCCGCGCGAAACGTGATGGAAGCTGGGCAGCCGTCCGGCGTGTGTATATTGATCAGTCGCAGGACAGAGAGCAATTGGGCCTTCGATTTGAGACGCAACCTTCGCCGGTGGAGATCTTCGAGGCGGCGGCCACTGAAGCGGACCGGCAGGCTGACCTGCTGCGTGCCGATGCAAAACGCGCGGCCGGCCTTGAAGAATGCTCCGGCCGGATCGAGCAGATGGAACGCCGATGGGCGGACATCGAGCGGCAGATCGCCGGGTTGGTAGCCGATCGTGAGGCCGTTCTGATGGCCTGGGCCGGACGGCTCAAAGACGCTGGGCTTCCCGATCTTGCACCGGAACCCTTGCGGGAATGGCAGGCGCGTCGGGTTGACGCGCTGCGTCTGGCTGAACGGGTGGGCTCGTTACGGGCTGAGCGCGATGGGTTGCGTAAGGAGGCCAGCGAGGCGATGTCGATGATTGCCGAGGTACGTGCTGAACTCGGCCATCCGTCCGGCGATCCCACGACAACCCAGGTGCAGGTTCTGCCCTCGCTGATCGAGGAGGCCTTGCGGTGGGAACGGGAGGCGGTGGAGGCGGATGCCGCAAGGAGCGCCACCCAGCAAGCGGCGGAGGCGAGAAGGGTTGAACGTGAACAGTTGACCCGGTCCGTGGCCGACAATGAGCGTGCGTTGCTGGAGCATCGGGTGGCGCTGCGGGACTGGCATACGCGGCTGTTTCTTTCGTCTGATACGCTGCCGGAGGCCGTCAAGATGCGGCTCGATGAATTGGACAATCTGGCTCGTCAGGCCGAGGCATTGAGTGAGGCGCGGCAGCGGCAGGCCCAAGTACAAGCCTTACTCGATGATGTGGTCGCCCAGTCCAATCAGGTAGCTGCATTGTTGGGAGAGGCGGCGCCTCAGATGGCCGATGACGTTGTGGATCGGTTGCGTACACGGTTGGGTGCGGCGAGAGCCGCCGAACAAGAACGCGGCACTCTCCTTCGCGACCAGCGAAAGGCTATGGACCTGCGACGGCGCGCGGCATCCGAACAGGCAGCCCAGCAGGCGGCGTTGGTCCGCCTCTGCGCCGCTGCCGGTGTGGGCGGAACCGAATCGTTGCCCGGTGCCGAGGAAGCGGCGCTTCGCAAACGGGAAGCGGTCCGGGCGCTGGCCCAAGTGCGGCAGCAGCTTGCGGCAGCATCTTCCTGCTCGGATGAGGATCTGCGCCTACGCCTGGCAGGCCGCGATGCCGTGGCCATTGAGAGCGAGCGGGAACGGTGCCGTGCAGATATCACCACAGGCGAGGAGGCGCAGGCCGCCGCTCGGCGGACTGAGGAGCAGACACGCCGAGCCCTGGAAGCGGTCGATGGGTCTGATCGTGCGGCATTGGCGCGTGAAGCGATGGAATCTGCTGCCGCCCGCTATCGGTCGGCCATCAGACCGTGGGCCAGACTCAAGCTAGCCCGCGCCTTGCTCCAGGAAGCCGTGCGCCGCTTTCGCGAACGGGCGAAGGCCCCCATGATGACCAAGGCCTCCGCCTATTTTTCGCTGGTGACGGGCGGGGACTATGAACGCCTCATCACCGACGAGAGTGGGGCTCAGCCCTTACTCTGCGCAATGCGGGCCGGGGGCGCGCGCGTCATGATCCATGAGATGAGCGAGGGGACGACGGACCAGCTGTATCTTGCCCTGAGGCTGGCGGCGCTGGACGTGCGGCGGTCTGCGCATCCGCCCATGCCCCTCATCCTCGACGATGCGCTGATGACATCGGATGACCGGCGCGCGTCGCACATTTTGCGAGCCTTGGCGCGCTTCTCCGAAGGCGGACAGGTGCTAGTCTTCACCCACCATCGCCACCTACTGGACGTGGCTCGCGAGGCGATCGGGGAGCAGGCGTTTGTCGCGCATACCCTGTAG